Within Sorangiineae bacterium MSr11367, the genomic segment CCAGTCAAACTGCCCGCCAGGCAGTGTCCCCCGCCCAGGTTATGGGCGCAGGTTAGAATCCCAGAACATCCAGGGTGGTATTTCAACGGTGACTCCATCGAACCCAGAGGCCCGACTTCAAAGTCTCCCACCTATCCTACGCAGAATGTCCCGAAACTCACTGCCAAGTTGCAGTAAAGGTTCATGGGGTCTTTCCGTCTTGCCGCGGGTAGAGGGTATCTTCACCCCCAATACAATTTCGCTGAGTCCCCGGTCGAGACAGCGCGGATGTTGTTATGCCATTCGTGCAGGTCGGAACTTACCCGACAAGGAATTTCGCTACCTTAGGACCGTTATAGTTACGGCCGCCGTTTACTGGGGCTTCGGTTCAATGCTTCGCTTGCGCTGACATGTCCCCTTAACCTTCCAGCACCGGGCAGGCATCAGACCCTATACGTCGTCTTACGACTTTGCAGAGTCCTGTGTTTTTAGTAAACAGTCACAACCGCCGTTTCTCTGCAACCCTCCGACGCTCGAGACGCAAAGTCTCTCACGAAAAAGGGCACACCTTCTCCCGAAGTTACGGTGTCAATTTGCCGAGTTCCTTAACCAGGGTTCTCTCACGCGCCTTGGAATACTCTTCCCGCCCACCTGAGTCGGTTTGCAGTACGGTTACCGAAGGGGCTCTGTACGCAGATTTTCTTGGAAGTGTGGAATCACCAAGTTACGAAGCCGAAGCTTCGCCTCATCACCTCTCGGGCTAATGTCTCACTGTTTGTCCCTCTTGGGTCCTGGTGAGACACCCTACGGGCTTGAACACGGCAAACCAACGCCGCGCTTGGCCTATCCTACTCCGTCCCTGCTTACTTCAACGCCTTCCTCGGTAGCACAGGAATATTAACCTGTTGTCCATCACCTACGCCTCTCGGCCTCGGCTTAGGTACCGGCTAACCCATGGGAGGATTATCCTTCCCCAGGAAACCTTGGGCTTACGGCGAGCAGATTTCTCATCTGCTTTATCGCTACTCATGCCTGCATAAGCTCTTCTCACATCCGATACCGGTCCTCACGGTCCGGCGTGTATCTACGTGAGAATACTCCTCTACCGCTTATTTCTAAGCCCGTAGCTTCGGTGCTGACCTTTAGCCCCGTTATATTTTCGGCGCGGACTCGCTTGACCAGTGAGCTATTACGCTTTCTTTAAAGGATGGCTGCTTCTAAGCCAACCTCCTGGTTGTCAATGCGCTTCCACATCCTTTGACACTTAGGTCAGACTTTGGGACCTTAGCTGACGATCTGGGCTCTTTCCCTCTCGACAATGCAACTTATCTCGCACTGTCTGACTCCCGGATACTACTCAACGGCATTCAGAGTTTGATTGGGTTTGGTAATCTGGTAGGACCCCTAGCCCATTCAGCGCTTTACCTCCGTCGGTATTCGTCCGAGGCTATACCTCAATATATTTCGAGGAGAACCAGCTATCTCCCAGCTTGATTAGCCTTTCACTCCTATCCTCAGTTCATCCCCTTAATTTTCAACTTAAGTGAGTTCGGTCCTCCAGACGGTGTTACCCAATCCTTCAACCTGACCAAGGATAGATCGCTAAGGTTTCGGGTCTACGCCACGCGACTTGTCGCCCTGTTAGGACTCGCTTTCGCTCCGGCTTCACCTATCGGCTTAACCTTGCCACGTAACGTAACTCGCAGGCCCATTATGCAAAAGGTACGCGGTCACACATTCCCTTGCGGGCATAGTGCTCCCACTGCTTGTAGGCGTACGGTTTCAGGTACTATTTCACTCCCCTAGCCGGGGTGCTTTTCACCTTTCCCTCGCGGTACTAGTTCACTATCGGTCAGTCAGTAATATTTAGCCTTACGGGATGGTCCCCGTAGATTCCCGCCGGATTGCACGTGTCCTGCGGTACTCAGGTACCTGCTACGGTCTGTCTTCATTTCGTTTACCGGGCTATCACCGTCTCTGGCCGGCCGTTCCATGCCGTTCAACTATAAAGACTCGCCGATGTCGCAGGCCCTACAACCCCTCAAGACTTGCGTCTTGAGGTTTGGGCTCTTCCCCTGTCGCTCGCCGCTACTGAGGGAATCGAGGTTTCTTTCTTTTCCTCCAGGTACTTAGATGTTTCAGTTCCCTGGGTTTGCCGCGTACGACTATGAATTCATCGCACGCTTGGCCCTTGTCGGGCCGAGGGTTTCCCCATTCGGAAATCTCCGGATTATGGCCTGTTAGCGGCTCCCCGGAGCTTATCGCAGCTGTCCACGTCCTTCATCGCTTCTGACTGCCTAGGCATCCACCATACGCCCTTCGTAGCTTAACCGTATCCCTAAGGCACGCATCGAGCTCGCACGCAGGATTCGACTTGCGAAGACCGCTCGTTGAACCTGTGTGTCGACTCGTTTTTGTCTAGCTACCTGACTGAACCCCTACATGGTTCAATCAAGGACGAAAAAACGATCATCGAGATTCACCCGTCCTCCACAACCGTGCACCGTGTTACCGGTGAAGCGATTGCTTCGGCCCTTTCGGGTGTTTCTCGTATTCAATTGTCATAGAACAAGGAGGACCGAAGTCCTCGACGCTTTTCGAACGGCCAGTTGCTGCTTGACCGAACATAATTTGTGGAGCTGAACGGGATCGAACCGATGACCTCCGGCTTGCAAAGCCAGCGCTCTCCCAACTGAGCTACAGCCCCGTTGTCGCGCTTGGAGTGTCAATTCGCCGTTGAGGCGGTGGGCCAGGGCAGAGTTGAACTGCCGACCTCACGCTTATCAGGCGTGCGCTCTAACCACCTGAGCTACTGGCCCTTTCGGCCAGTGCCCACGCGACGCGGCGCTGGCTGCTGCATTTGCTCCCGGAGCGCCCTCGCTCCCTGGAAACTGAATCGTACGCTGTAGTTGCTCATGAAGTCGGTCAGGGACCGACGAAAGCGGGCTTTGACTCTAGTTGCTTCGTGCCAACTCTGAGAGTGGCTACGAGAGCTCCTTAGAAAGGAGGTGATCCAGCCGCAGGTTCCCCTACGGCTACCTTGTTACGACTTCACCCCAGTTACCGTTCACTCCTTGGGGCCCTACTTCTCTTGCGAGTTAGTGCAGGCACTTCTGGAGCAAACGACTCCCATGGTGTGACGGGCGGTGTGTACAAGGCCCGGGAACGTATTCACCGCTGCCTGCTGATCAGCGATTACTAGCGATTCCAACTTCAAAAAGTCGAGTTGCAGACTTTTATCTGTACTGAGGTCAATTTTTTCCGATTGGCTCCCCCTCACGGGTTCGCGACGGTTTGTGTTGACCATTGTAGCACGTGTGTAGCCCTGGACATAAGGGCCATGATGACTTGACGTCATCCCCACCTTCCTCCGACTTGAAAGTCGGCGGTCTCATTAGAGTTCCCGGCATTACCCGCTGGTAACTAATGATAGGGGTTGCGCTCGTTGCGGGACTTAACCCAACATCTCACGACACGAGCTGACGACAGCCATGCAGCACCTAACTATAGGTTCTCCGAAGAGCACCCCGATACTTCTACCAGGTTCCTATACTTTCTAGCCCAGGTAAGGTTCTTCGCGTTGCGTCGAATTAAACCACATGCTCCACCGCTTGTGCGGGCCCCCGTCAATTCCTTTGAGTTTTAGCCTTGCGGCCGTACTTCCCAGGCGGGGTGCTTAATGCGTTTACTTCGGCACCACAGGAGTCAAAGCCCGTGACACCTAGCACCCATCGTTTACGGCGTGGACTACCAGGGTATCTAATCCTGTTTGCTCCCCACGCTTTCGTGTCTCAGCGTCAGTATCTGTCCAGTTGGCCGCCTTCGCCACCGGTGTTCCTCTCGATATCTACGAATTTCACCTCTACACCGAGAATTCCACCAACCTCTCCAGTACTCGAGCCTTACAGTATCGAGTGCACTTCCAGGGTTGAGCCCTGGGCTTTCACATCCGACTTATAAGGCCGCCTACACACGCTTTACGCCCAGTAATTCCGAACAACGTTTGCACCCTCTGTCTTACCGCGGCTGCTGGCACAGAGTTAGCCGGTGCTTGCTAAGGAGATACCGTCATCATGCTGGATATTAGCCAACACTTATTCGTCTCTCCCCACAGAGCTTTACAACCCGAAGGCCTTCATCACTCACGCGGCGTCGCTGCGTCAGGCTTTCGCCCATTGCGCAAGATTCCCCACTGCTGCCTCCCGTAGGAGTCTGGACCGTGTCTCAGTTCCAGTGTGGCTGATCATCCTCTCAGACCAGCTACCCGTCGTTGCCTTGGTAGGCCATTACCCTACCAACTAGCTGATGGGCCGCGGGCCCATCCTTGAGTGCAAGCTTTCTTGAAGAGGCCTGCTTTTACCTCAGCTCCTTTCGAAGCCGTGGTCTTATGCGGTATTAGCACTCCTTTCGGAATGTTATCCCCCGCTCAAGGGAAGGTTACCCACGTGTTACTCACCCGTGCGCCACTTTACCGGGGCCGAAGCCCTTTCTCGTTCGACTTGCATGTGTTAAGCGCGCCGCTAACGTTCGTTCTGAGCCAGGATCAAACTCTCCAGTTAAATCTGTCGTCGTTGGGGGACTCTTGCGAGTCGGACCAACGCGCAAACTTTGGAGATTCCGCCCCGGGGAACCCAACCGAAGTTTGGTTCACCGAAGTGGTGATCTGACTTTTGGTCAGAAACGAACCCGGTTTTACCCGGATTCTGAGAGTCACTTCGGTCGACGGTGCATCGAGATGATGCGAACCGGACCTCGTGCTCTCGGGAGCCCGCTTTCTTTATTCAAAAGCGAGCGTACGATTCAGTTTTCAAGGACCGAGGGAGCACTGCTGCTCCGACACTTTGGGGCTGCGAACCTTAGTTTCAGCGTTTCGGTTCGTCAACCAGAATCTTTTCGTCTGCTCTCTTTTTGAGGAGCTCTCGGACGTTATGGTGTCCGAAGAACTCGAGAGCCAACCGACCCGCAGCAGCGTCACCGAAGTGACTTGCCGGAGTCGATTCGAGGAGGCGGCCTTTTAGTTCAGCCGTTTCTTCTTGTCGAGGACTTTTTTCTCCTCAACATTTCCTCGGGTCTGCGATGAATCGCGTCACCTCGAGGAGTTGGGCCTTTTAGAACCCTTCGTGGAGACTCGCAAGAACTTTGTTTGCGATTTCGTCATCCACTTCTGCTTCGGCATCGAAAATTGGTTCGATGGCCGAAGCCCCTCTCTTTAGAAGAGAAGGACGGGTTGCCCCCTCGGACTCGGCGACGAATCGCGTCGTCTTGAGGAAGCGGCCTTCTAGGACCCTTCGTGGAGTCTCGCAAGCATTTCGTTTGCGATTCTTATCCACACTTTGTCCCGACGATCTCCGCAACTTGGTGAAGCCGCTGCGGAGTTCTTCTGGGGGAACGCCACCGGAAGGACGGCGGAATCTACTCAGCGCGTCTTCGAAGTCACGAAGAATTTTCTGAACCACCGTCGATTCTCCGCAATCCCCGAAAATTGAGGCCGATCCGAGCCTCCCCAAAACGCACCAACCCTGCACGAGCTCCCTTCATTTCGATAAGCGATCGCGCATCGCTTCATCGAACACGGGGCATCCCGCGTGATCCCCGTCGCCGCGCACCTGGATTGGGTCGCCGAAGTCCAGGTGCTGCGCCCCGTAGCGCGGCCATGCCGCGAGGCCGGGCTCGTTGGGGTCACCGGAAATCGCGAAGCGGGTCCAGTATCGTTGCATTGCATCACCGGTGCGTTGCGCAAGCTCGCCCAACGGGATGCCCATTTCGTCGTGGAAGAGCATGCGCACGTCGGAACCGTGGAATGCTCCGTAGCGCGCCCCGCTTTCTCCGACGGATACCGGGGTCGAAGCCACGTAGAACCACGTGCGTCCCCGCCGTTTGCTCGCGACGAAACGCGCTGGGCATACGAAGTCCCAGTCCGAGAGGTACCGAATCGAGGCCGCCGGCACGTCTTCGTCGCGCGCCGCCGGGTAGAGCGCAAGCAAGCGGTTCACGTGCGATTCCCCCGCCTTGCGCAGCAACTCGCGGTACCCCGAGACGTCCTTCGCGGGCGGAGAGTGAATCGCGAAGATGGACCACTCCTTGGCCGTTGCGCCGACGATCAAGGGGACTCCATCGGTGGCACCTTCCGCGATCGCCACCGGGATCGGCTTCGGGAGGATCCATCCGTCCGTCACCGGCTCGACGCCGGACTGCGCGGCCAGCAACCGCTCCACGGGTGCGGCGCGAAGGGCATACAGCGGATCGCTCGACGAGGCGCCAAGGCTTTCCGCGATCACCGCGCCATCCTTTTCGGCCACCGCGAGAGGCTGCGACTCACCGAGGCTGCTGCTCTGTGCCATCGCGCCCCGAAACAGGCCGCGCGCCTCCGGCGACGCCGCGAGCATCAGCACCGAGTCGGCTCCAGCCGAATGCCCGAAGATGGTGACGCGCGAGGGATCCCCGCCAAAGGCCGCGATGTTCCGCTGCACCCAACGAAGCGCCTCGATTTGGTCGAGCAGGCCATAGTTGCCCGACGCATGGTGCGGCGATTCCTTCGTCAACGCCGGATGCGCGAGAAAGCCCAGCAAGCCCAGTCGATAATTGAACGTCACCACGACGACGCCGCGCCGGGCGAGAATGGCCGCCTCCTCCCCGCCGCGCTCGTACGCGAAGGACCCGCCATGGATCCACACCATCACGGGTCGCTTTTCCGCCGCACGAAAAGCCGGTGCAAAGACGTTGAGCGACAGGCAATCTTCGCTCGTGGGGCCGAAGCCTTTGGGCCCCTGCGGAGGAATCGCCGCGACGTCTCCGCCCAGCGCCGTCACCACGACCTTGCGGATCTTCTCCGCGCGATCCGGCTGCGGGCACGAAGGACCGAGCGCGCCGGCCACGCGAACGCCTTCCCATGACGGGGCCGGGCGCGGAGGCTTCCATCGCCACGCGCCCGTTGGCGGTGCGGCGTACGGGATACCGAGAAATGCCACGGTCTCGCCCGGCCCCGGCACGCCCTGAAGCGTCCCCGTATCGACGGCGACGTGTCGCTCCGCGATGGGTCGTGCAACCTCCCGCAGTGCAGGGGCACACGAGATCATCAGGCCGAGCAAACATGACAGCCCCGCCAAACCCATTGATGCAAGACGCATGGCCAACCGCGAATTATGAACCGGCGCGCAGGCGTTTGCGATAGGAACCGGGCGCCTCCCCCGTCCAGCGTTTGAACGCCCGCTGGAACGCGCTCTGTTCGGAAAAACCCAGCAAAAACGCCAGATCGTTCAGGTCGAGGGCATGGTCGTTCAAGTGGCGCATCGCCAGCTCGCGGCGCACTTCGTCCACGATGGCGCTGAACGACTCACCGCGCTCGTGGAGCTTTCGCTGGAGCGTGCGCGCGCTCAGTCCAAGGCCCGCGGCAATTTTCGCGAGCGCGGCGTCCCCCGCCGACAGGTTCTTCGCCACGAGATCGCGGATGGCGTCCAAGTCGCCCGCCCGACGGCCCACCTGAGACAGGAGCTGCTTCTCGGCCAGGGCCAACATCGCCGCGCGCACCTCGGGATCGGGCCGAATCAGTGGTGCGTCGAGCCATCGCGATGGCAGGACGATGCGGTAAACCGGCTCCTCGAAGCGCAGCGCGCATCGGAAAATACGGCGGTGCTCGTCGAGGCGCGCGGGCTCGGGAAAGGTGAAGTCCACACGCACCGGCGCTTCGTCCCGACCGGAGATCCATCGGGCGAACGCGAGCATGGCGGACAGGTTGAACTCGGCGAGCTGGCGGAGTGGCCGCTCGAGCCGTGGATCCCACATCACGGTCAGCTCGCCGCCGGCACGCAAAAGGTCCGGCGGGCCGATGTCGATGACCAAGGCCTGGTAGCGCTGGAGCTGCGCGAGCGCGTCGCCCAAGGTCGGGCAGTTCATGACGACGTAACCGAGAACGCCGTAATGGCCCGGCCGGATCCGCTCGCCGGCGTGAAGACCGATGGCGTCATCGCCCAGCAGCGAAGCCGCCCGATCGAACAAGGCCGCGCACGTGGTTTCCGAGAGCCGCGCGTCCCGATCGTCGAGGGCAACTCCTTCGACCCGTGCGAGCAAGGCCTCGGTGCCCGCCCCCCCCCTGGTATCCGCGTAATCGAATAGGGCGCGCAGATACGCCACGGAGGCCGTATTCGTCTTGGCGGGATCGGTCATGGCACTTGGCGGCGTCGGTCAAGATTCTACTACCGGATCCCGCTTTCATGAGCATCCGCCATGTTCGACACGATTCTCTCCCTCGACCCGGCCAAGCTCGTCCTGCTCCTGGCCACCCCTGCGTACTTCGCCTGCATCGGCTGGGAGGCCTGGAAGCTCGCCCGCATGCGGCGCTCGAACTACACGAAGCACGAGACGCTCAACAACATCGCACTTGCGGCCTCGTTCCAGGCCGTCGAGCTCTTGGCCCTCGTCGTGGTGCTCGGGGTGTATGCACGCATTTACGAATACCGCCTTTTTACGATACCCCGGACCTGGGGAACCTTTTTCGTGCTGTGGCTCCTGCAGGACGCTCTCTATTATGCAGCCCATCGCGCGTCCCATCGCGTGCGGTGGCTTTGGGCCACGCACGTGGTGCACCATTCGCAGGAGGCGATGAACTTCTCCACGGCGTTTCGCCAGAGCATGCTCTCGCCCATCGCCGGCATGTGGCCGTTTTACATTCCGCTACTCTATTTGGGATTTTCTCCGTCGTTCGTATTGCTCGCCGTCAATGTGAACTTGGTTTATCAATTTTTCGTTCATACGGAGCTCGTGGGAAAGCTCGGGTGGCTCGAGTACGTGTTCAATACGCCTTCGCACCATCGCGTGCATCATGCATGCAATGAGCGATACCTGGACAAGAACTTCGCGGGCACACTCATCATTTGGGACAGGCTGTTCGGCACCTTCGAAGGGGAGAGCGAAAAGCCCGCCTACGGGATCACCCATCCCCTTCGCACCGCGAATCCGATCGTCACCGTCTTCCACGAGCCGCTGGCCATGATGCGGGATGTGCTCCGGCCCGGGCCCCTCGCCCACCGCCTGAAGCACCTCTGGGCGCCGCCCGGTTGGGAGCGGCCGACGCCTTTCCCTGCGCCTGAACCGTAGTTTTCCCGGGCTTTTGGGCCCCGTTCTTCTTGACGACCATCGGTCAGTGACCTATGGTCAGCGAAGGCAAGGAACGGGGCACACACGATGGATTCTTCAACGCGCGAGATGTCGAGCTGGCACGAGCCGCTCAGTGGTCTGGATGCAAGCTTCCTCTACCTCGAGGATCGCACGGCACACATGCACGTGGGCAGCGTGGCCCTGTTCGAGGGACCGGCGCCGAGCTACGAGGAGCTGGTCACGCACATCGGGTCGCGCATCCACCGTGT encodes:
- a CDS encoding carboxylesterase family protein; amino-acid sequence: MISCAPALREVARPIAERHVAVDTGTLQGVPGPGETVAFLGIPYAAPPTGAWRWKPPRPAPSWEGVRVAGALGPSCPQPDRAEKIRKVVVTALGGDVAAIPPQGPKGFGPTSEDCLSLNVFAPAFRAAEKRPVMVWIHGGSFAYERGGEEAAILARRGVVVVTFNYRLGLLGFLAHPALTKESPHHASGNYGLLDQIEALRWVQRNIAAFGGDPSRVTIFGHSAGADSVLMLAASPEARGLFRGAMAQSSSLGESQPLAVAEKDGAVIAESLGASSSDPLYALRAAPVERLLAAQSGVEPVTDGWILPKPIPVAIAEGATDGVPLIVGATAKEWSIFAIHSPPAKDVSGYRELLRKAGESHVNRLLALYPAARDEDVPAASIRYLSDWDFVCPARFVASKRRGRTWFYVASTPVSVGESGARYGAFHGSDVRMLFHDEMGIPLGELAQRTGDAMQRYWTRFAISGDPNEPGLAAWPRYGAQHLDFGDPIQVRGDGDHAGCPVFDEAMRDRLSK
- a CDS encoding sterol desaturase family protein → MFDTILSLDPAKLVLLLATPAYFACIGWEAWKLARMRRSNYTKHETLNNIALAASFQAVELLALVVVLGVYARIYEYRLFTIPRTWGTFFVLWLLQDALYYAAHRASHRVRWLWATHVVHHSQEAMNFSTAFRQSMLSPIAGMWPFYIPLLYLGFSPSFVLLAVNVNLVYQFFVHTELVGKLGWLEYVFNTPSHHRVHHACNERYLDKNFAGTLIIWDRLFGTFEGESEKPAYGITHPLRTANPIVTVFHEPLAMMRDVLRPGPLAHRLKHLWAPPGWERPTPFPAPEP
- a CDS encoding AraC family transcriptional regulator — translated: MTDPAKTNTASVAYLRALFDYADTRGGAGTEALLARVEGVALDDRDARLSETTCAALFDRAASLLGDDAIGLHAGERIRPGHYGVLGYVVMNCPTLGDALAQLQRYQALVIDIGPPDLLRAGGELTVMWDPRLERPLRQLAEFNLSAMLAFARWISGRDEAPVRVDFTFPEPARLDEHRRIFRCALRFEEPVYRIVLPSRWLDAPLIRPDPEVRAAMLALAEKQLLSQVGRRAGDLDAIRDLVAKNLSAGDAALAKIAAGLGLSARTLQRKLHERGESFSAIVDEVRRELAMRHLNDHALDLNDLAFLLGFSEQSAFQRAFKRWTGEAPGSYRKRLRAGS